The nucleotide window GCCCAGACCAATCTGACCAAGTCATGCATGCACGCACGCTCTCGGCCAATCCCACACCGTCCAAATCCTCACCTCCACCACCATCAACGGCCCCCGTACCGGCCACGTCTCTTCGGGAAACCGCCGTCCCCCGCCCCACCCATGCACTCCACCGGCGCCACTTCCTCGTCTGGCTCCGACCCTATATAAGCTCCTCCCCGGCCTGACAGAGCTCACGAGAGACGCCAACCCAATCACAGCGAATCGCCCGCCCGCTGCACAACACTACTAGAGAGAAGAGGCGGTACTGCATCCAGCGACGCTCGACAGAGCAAGCAAGCCATGGCCGGCGTCCTGCTCTCGGCCGCCGTTGCCTGCGTCCTTCTCGCCGGCACCGTGaccgcgtcgtcgtcgtcgtcgccgcgtGTGTTCACCGTCGGCGGCGAAGAGAGGGGCTGGAGGCAGCCGGCGCCCGGCGAGGAGACCTACAACCACTGGGCCACCAAGAACCGCTTCCACGTCGGCGATTTCCTCCGTAAGCATCGACCAAGCACGTACATGCGGCGGCCGCGCTTACATTTTTACATGTGGTTGGGCTAACGTTCGTTCGTACGTGTCGTTGGCTCGCAGATTTCAGGTACGAGAAGAACGACTCGGTGCTGGTGGTGACGCGCGACGACTACAAGCGCTGCGGCGCGGACAGGCCGGTGTTCCGCCTCGAGGGCGGCGAGGCGAGGTTCCGGCTCGAGCGGAGCGGCTTCCTCTACTTCATCAGCGGCGCGCCGGGCCACTGCGGCGCCGGCCAGAGGTTCACCGTGCGCGTCATGTCGCAGAGGGACAGCGGCGGCGCCTCCCCGACGGAGGCCCCCGCCATGTCTCCCGGCGGGTCCTTCAACTCCACGCCGGGGTCCGGATCAGGTTCCACGCGCATGCCGCCACGCGGGAACGCCGGCGACGGGAAGACCAGTGGCGCCGCGCCCATGCGCGCGCCCTTCGGTGACTATCACGCCGTTGGCACCGCTCTGGGAGTGGGTGCCGCCGTGCTGGTCTTTGCATGAGATGCTCGTTGCGCTGCATGCATTGTGCGTGTGCAAGCTGTTAGTCTCTTTCCAAGGTCGTGGACAGTCTAGAATCATTTGCTTAACTTGTTTGATTTGTTGTGCCCTCTGGGTGGTAGGCTGGTAGCATGTTGTGTTAATTAGCTATTACATAGTTTGGTCGTGATTTGTTAACTTCTTGCGAACGAATTGCGAAATTCTTGGTTATTTAAATTAGTTTGTTATTATAACTTGATTATGTACTTCACATGTTTTGGTGCCACCAAGAGATTGCAATGACGAAACTCTTAATTTTCTTTTTGATGGCATCTCTAAACAGGAGATTTCTACTGAAGTATAGGGAGTATGTAATTTTTCTAGCTTCTTATAAGCAACGTGTTGTTTTCATTTCTTGAAACAATTGGATTATTGGAGCTGCATTCCGTGACCATACTACGCTCTTCTTGTTGAGAATTCCGTGTCCATATACGTTTACGTACTCCTGAAACGCAGGGGACCTAACTGCTAGCCGCCTCTTCCAGCCACCCGTCTTCGACCCTCCGTCCACCGCCGCTTCGTTTCCCGCCGCATCGCCAATGGCCTCGCGGCTCCGGCTCGGCCAGCCCAGCCCGAACCCCGGCCCCGGCCCCAGCCCCAGCCCCAGCCCCGGCGAGGGGAAGATAGAAGAAGGAGAAGGGAGGAAGCCGGAGCCGCGGCGAGAGGTGACGGATCTGGGCGGCGGGAGCGAGGTGGTGCACATCCCGCGGTTCATGGCGCGGGAGAGGGCGTGGGAGCTGTTCGAACACCTCGACAAGCGCATCCCGTGGACGCGCCCCACCATCCGCGTCTTCGGCCGCTCCGTCGTCCAGGTCGCGCCCTCTCATGCCCCCCTTATTACCCCCATTTCTTGCGCCTCGTTCAGTCACAGTTAGGTCCCCTGCGTTTAACATTGGTTCCTAACCCTTCTCTCCAAATTTGGTGGCCGTGCTGTTATTTTGGGGAGGTGAAAAACAAATCTAAGTTTGAAGAAATATTAACTGGATTTTGAAATGGTAGGTTGGATCATCAGTATGGGTCTGCACTTATCCATGCCTTGGGTGGTGAATGTGTCTTGTTTGGGGCAAGCAGTGCAACAAATTATTGTTTTTCTTTCTGGAGCACCTCAGTACAACAGTATGTAAAGCGTACCGATGCTAAATTATGTAGGACGATTAGCATATTTGGCATGTTGTTTGATTGTGCCTTGTGGTTTGGTACTTCCAAACCATTTAGAGAATGGGCATCACTCTGTCCCTGGCTGTAGACATATGGTCATTCTTGTAAGCTTGATTGACACTGAAACGAAAATTAGACTACGGAAAATTTGGGATACAAAAGAACAGTCAGGATAAGTATGAGGAGCTGGCCTCATGCTAGTAATGCATTTTGTCAAACTCTTTCTGCCATATCGAAGTTTTGATAGCCGAAGATAATTGCTGGATGCTCATCTAATTTGCTCGCTGGAGTGCAACATAGCTACGATGTATACAATGTCAGTTAACCATTGATGGTGCCATGGTGATGGTGTCTTGTCTTGGTGCCACCTTAACAAAGTGTCTGATGTCCTCCTCCTACCGTTACTAGTCGTCTAGCACCATTGGTTCAATAACGGAATTCGCTCTAGTGACAACTGACAAGAAGCGCACTGGTCATATAACCCTCGTGAGGCTTCTAATCTAAGTATCTGATCCTTTTTGCTATTCTACAGCCCAGAGATACCTGCTATGTGGCAGATAAAGGGCTAACAGATTTGAGGTACAGCGGCCATCAGCCTCATGCGCATTCTTGGGATGATTTCCCAGTGCTCAAGGATATCTTGAAAGAGGTAAGAGCTGGGCCAAGGTGACTTCTTGCATTGCTACCCTGTAATCAGCAGAAACCAGTTGGAATTGTTCTTATTTAAAAGGTAACATCCGGAGAGTATTCTCAGCGTCCAGCCTTCACAGCAGTCTTCTGACTCATACACATTGGTTAGGTCCATGAAGCCCTCCCAGGAAGCCACTTTAACAGCCTGCTGCTGAACAGATACAAGGGATGTTCAGACTATGTGTCGTGGCACGCCGATGACGAACCCCTCTACGGGCCTACCCCGGAGATCGCGTCCGTCACATTCGGGTGCGAACGTGAGTTCTTGCTGAGGAAGAAGCCTGCCAACACACAATCACAAGGTACTTGCCACATCTTGCTACTAGATGAGAGCTATATCCCCTAAAAAAACTAGAGGAGAGCTATAGGCTTTGTAGCCCGGACTAAAACTGGCTCATGCTGATCTTCATCCACCAGCTGCTGGTGAATCTGGGGAAACGGCTCGGAAGCGGCTCAAGGTCAGCGCCCCTCAGCAGCATTCGTTCCTCCTGAAGCATGGCTCGTTGCTCGTGATGaagggctacacccagcgggacTGGCAGCACGCGGTGCCCAAGCGTGCGAGGGCGGCCTCGACGAGGATCAACCTGACTTTCCGGCATGTGTTGCCATGAACATGGCCAGTTCGCTTGGTCTCCCTCCAGTTTTGCGCATGTGCCCATTGCGTGCAGTGTGTAGTGGGTTTCCTGATAATGCTTTGAACTTGCTTTATCCCCCTTCCCACCTCCTGTAATCTCTATCAAACTCTGTATTTCCGTTATGCCAAAGTAATGGAAAAGGGGAGTAGCCCAAAATGTGCAACCTGCTACATTCTTTCTGTGGACCAAATGAACTTGGCCTACATACATAATAACAGGATAAAAATGTGCAACCTGCAACATTTCTTCCTACGGACCAAATGAGTTTTCCAGTTGAGGTTGCTGGATGTGCAAACCGCGCAGGTTGGGGTGGATGTGCTCTCTTTAGGCACATCCATAACAAGATGTCAGGTGGACCATGTGAGAAGATGAAACTCACATCTCAACTGTAGTAGTTATAGAAAATTAGTGACTACTGGTGCAGTATTTTTCTTATAAAAATGGAAATTTGTTGGAAACTTAATCAAGCATTCTCGTTTAATACTACCTACAGGTTCAGCAAACAGAATTACAGCATGATCTCTTTAGCACAGTATGAAGTCCGAATCCAAACAACTAGTGCATCTCGCTACATATTCAAAATCTGTTTCTTCAAATAGGGGCCCAAAGAGAGGACCACCACACTGGTAGCAAAACAATCCCAAGACACTGATTTATTGTTGTACAACATTTCTACATGAGTTTTAAAGACACGGTTGCTATCTCCTGCAAAAGAATGGTAAACAAGATATGTTACACAACATCTGACCCTCGAGGATTCATTCGCCCATCGAACAATGCCATGGCGAAGTCGGCAACAAGTTCTAGCACCTAAATAACATTACAAAGCAAATCCTTCCTATCCAGCTGGCTCTTCTATACTAACCTGTTGCTATTGCAAAGAACATTTTTCTACATCACAACTGTCAGCTGCAAGGGTCAAATTAATGAGATATCCACATTCCACAGACGACTGCCTCTGATATCTGCATCCTAGGATCGACATGTCAACTGGGATAAAGCGAAGCCTATGTTGCTTGCGACGCGCGCTTTTTCCAGACACTCTGCAGATTCAACAGAAATCAACAGAAGAGAATCAGAAAATTGAAAATATATCAGGGGTCCAGTCCGGGGTTGAAGAGGGTCGCGCTTACAAGAGTTTCATCGTCAGATTCCTCCTTGCAGCTCAAACTGTCGCCGTCAGGTTTTTTCTCTTCCAGCTCCATATCTTCTGCAGACTCTTTCTCTGTTTTTCCTGTTTTTTCTTTCCCAGCTGAGCCAACTGCTACCTCTTTATCCTTCTCGCCATCTTTGGTAATAAAACAGTCACAAGCTAAGCTCAACTACGATGATGAAACGGCATGCATATTTTCATAAATGTAAACAAGCACATAAAACGGTCATACCTGATTTTACACCTTTGTCAGAATCTGAATGAGCGAGAGAACTGGCTGAATCTGAATCATTAACGCCAGCTTCGCTGGTAGCTTCGATGGACTTGCTACCTCCTGATGTCTTTCTACGCTTGTTTTCCGGCGGCGCTTTTGGTTTTCCTTTCCTCTTTAGAGGTGAGGGCCTAAAGAAGATGGAACGATGAGAAAAATTGCAGCATGATCCTTAAGTCTGAGAGTTAGATATGAACTTACGTCTTTATTGACTTATGTTGGTTAGCTGGAACTTTCGTGCTGCTGGTAGATTTCATCTCCTGTGCTCTGTAAGGTGTTACATTGGACCAGGTGAGAAAAATTGCAGCATGATCCTTAAGTCTGGGAGTCAGCTATGGACTTACGTCTTTACTGACTTATGTTGGTTAGCTGGAACTTTTGTGCTGCTGGTAGATTTCGTCTCCTGTGCTCTGTAAGGTGTTACATTGGTTCAGGTGGTGGATCGATGAGAAAAATTGCAGCACAATCCTTCAGTCTGAGAGTTAGATATGGACTTACGTCTTTATTGACTTATGTTGGTTAGCTGGAACTTTCGTGCTGCTGGTTGATTTCGTCTCTTGTGCTCTGTAAGGTGTTACATTGGATCAGGTGGTAAGCAAAGTAAATTACTTCATCTTGCAAAGCATCAATTTGATGAGATGTGCAATAAGTTCATAACATTTAATCTGGCTAGAAAGCTTTACATCTAACATTTCACATTGATAATCGATACTTTGTTAGGGGCTAACAAGCAAAATATAGGCAGACAAAGTCATTTCTTAATTCCTAAAGAAGAAATTCTGGCTTACCGTCCTTGATTTGAACCTGCATGATCCTTCTTTTGCTGCTGCAAAACAATCAGTAGAACTATAATGAGTTGAACATTATCTTTAGGGCTACAGAGACAGTTTCTAGGAAAGAATCGACAATACTCTACCTTCATTGGTGAACCATTACTTTCAATCATTTTCCActtttctttagccatgttaagCTGCTCCATATCTCCGTCATCATATAAGACCTACACAGAGAAGCATATTCATATTTATATACCCAGCAGTCACAATATCTTACAAGCACAATCAACTATACAACTATTGCATGCTGTGATATTGAGTAGGATATGCAGAAGAACTAAAAGGTTGCTGTCATGGCCTTGTGAGAGTTGAACAGTATGTATCAATATGTCTATAAACAAGGCTAAGCAGAGAGGGGTAAATCTTCGAATTATAAGTACTCAGCTAATTTCATAGAATAGCCTGCATGATAAAATGCAAACCTTTTTTGTTTTTCATGATGGTACTCATAACAGGAAAAATGGATCAAACAGATACACCATACTGATAGAGATACTAATTAATACACCATTTTTTCAtctaaaataaaaaataaaccGTCTAATGGAAACTTACTGTGTGTAGCTTCTTTGCTGAATCATAAGATTTCACGACACCTGGATAAAATCTGATGACAAAAATAACTTAAATTTGAAGCCCACCTTCAAAGATTAGATTATAAAAAATGTTCAGAATTACATAAAATAGGAAACTTACTCCTTATCCAAAGGCCACCAAACTTTTATTCTACGTCCTACCAAGTCTTTACTGCTTGAGTCATGCGTTGAACACTGCAGGCATTAATTAATTCTTAGTACACACACTAGAAGGATACTCATACTTGCACTTGCACAAACTCGACTACCGCTAGCATATGCATACTTCCTTCTAGTGACTTTATTCAACAATTCCTGCATAAACCTTGGAGATTACCTTCGCTAAACCAGAAACCAGTCTTGGCTTCTGTCTTTTGAAGGACCCATTTAGACTAGCCAGTTCAGCAGCTCTCATAGTATTGTCCTCATCAGCATACTTCTGGGGAAAATTCAATAGGAATTGGCAATTTAGAACCAGAAGTTTATCAATAGGTCCCGCAAATACATATTACATACCATAGAACAGAAAGAAATTACCTTTGCACTGCTACGCGAGACTTCAGTATGGGACTTAGCATCCTTTTTCCCTTTGGATACAGGGGTTTTGGTACTGGTAGGTGATGCTACCAAGTCTTTATCATTTGAGTCAGCTCTTCTTTTCTCCTTCAACTTGTTTTCTAAGGAATCACTGGGTTTTCCTTTGCTAGCAGAATGCACTAAAAGCTCGTCACCGTCTTTACTGCCTTTTCCTGAATGTGGTCTACTCTTAGAAACTGATCTTTTGCGTTTTGGTGTCGAAAAATCTACTGGCTTCTCGTTGCTCTCTTTCATATCCATCTGCGGCTTCTTTGGTTTGCTCTTCACCGACTCCCCCAAATTGTCCTGGTTATCTAAGTTTATTTCTCTTAACAAACCCAAGACATCATCATCTTTTCCAGTATTTACTGGAACAGATGCTGCCTTCTGTTTCCCCCCTGTCTTTTTTGCTCCTCGGGATTTAAGAATTTGGACAATTTTCCCTAGAGGGATCTCATTGCCAAATTCATCAGTCTCATCTATGAGCATCTTATCTTCGGGAGATTGAACCTGAAGGACATAAGACCAAAGAGGAGTCAAGGTCCAGCAGATAATTGAAGTGGAATCCTAATATAGACATAGACGTGTGTTGTGAAGGACATAAGACCAAAGAGGAGTCAAGGTCCAGCAGACAATTGAAGTGGAATCCTAATATAGACATAGGCGTGTGTTGTGTACCTCAGCAACATTTGCTGTCATAAGAGCCTCGAAATGGGACAGTACAGTCTCACATCCCAACCACTTCTGTTCATCATTCTCCTACAAAGTAACATATCAAGTATTACAATCGGAAGCCTATATTCAGAAGCCAAGAAACTTGCTATCTTGGTAACCATCGACGAGTTTATGTCCTGGTAACCATTGACAATTCTTAACAAACAGCATGCTTAATGATTTGTTAGAACACATACCACAGGGTTTTCATTTTGGTCATTCTGAACTGTTGCATAAAGTTGTGCAGGCAATGGAACCGTCTGATTTTCTGATACATTTATCTGGTCCGGACATAACCTCTTTGCAATAAGAATACCAAGATCACATATAGCATGTACAGTCTGCAAACAACATATCTCGATTTTAGTCAACACCTATAGCAAGCAAACGGGTTACAGTACATGACAACAAATGTGATGAACACTTGCTTACCTTGGTCTTATTTGCATCGACCACGTCTTTTGAACATTTGATGCTTCTGAATATAGATAATGTTGTCATGAAGCTCTCCTTTTTCATACCAGGTACACTATACTGCAAACCTTCTTCTCCCAGGAGGGTTGAAAGAAGTAGATGCAATGGCCTGGAAGGAGCTCTTTCATAAATATGCATATGCAAGAGTAATTTTAACAAGAAAAGGCAAAAAAAAAGACCATTCTTTTTAATTATTTTGTATCAAACAGTGTGCATACAGAAAAAAACTAGACTGCCAGGAGGCATTACATAATAGCCATAGGGACACTGTTAGAATCAAACCACAATAATTTTTATTACCACGCATGACTATCAAATTTTACGGTTGACTATCAAATTCTCCAGGATGTAGTTAGAGTGTTCAATTTTTTAGTGAAACATTACATTTTGTGGTGTGCGACAATCAAGCAGCCAAATGATATTACAATTATAGGAAGTGCAAGAAAATGATATCTTAGGAACTTAATGAACAATTATCATGTATCAGTAAATTGACCAAATGCATCAAGCAATGAAAATATGTATTAAATGCATCAAGCAATGAAAATATGTATTATGGAAACTCACGATAACAAGTAGTAGTACAATAATACTGTAAGAGTTATTATAAAATACCAGTAAATTGGAGCAAAAGCTTTGACATCCTCATATTCCTCAATGTTAGGGCATGAAGGATCATGAGCAAGGACATGAACCAGATATGGAATAATATATTCTGGGTAAGCTGTGAGCAAATTCACATCCGCTTGGACAGATAGTTGACGCATCTTAACTTGTTGGCATATTTGTGACACTTCGATCAGGTTGTGTTGGAACTGTGAAATGAAAAGATATACACATTAGAATCAGTGGATGGTGAACTCAATTGATCACTGTGTTTCGAGTATGAACCTCTTCGTACTGTGGTGTATGATAATCGTCTATGCCTATCAAGAAGGCGCAGGCATATTTTGCGTCCAAAGCCCTCTCCTTGATGTATTGATGTACTTTACTGAGAAACAACTTCCTCATTTGAGGGAAATCATCCTACAAATGAACGAAACTATAAATCTCCCAAGCGGATGCTGCATACAAGCAAACCAAATGAAAGTAAAAATGAAGAAATCAGCTAAGCTATATATTCCCAAAACATACCTGTGAAATCCTTAGAGTCAAATAAAACACATCAACAGGCACTTTATGGTCCCACTGTCTTGATAAGCGGAGAACAGCTTTCGCTGCAGCCAGCCTCAAATGGGCCTTATCACTAGCACTGCAAGTAGTGGAGTAATAAGAAATAACCCAAATATAGCACAGAATGTATGCACTAAAATAGAAGGACAAGTTATTCATTGTACCTTGATATCATGTTTGGGGAAATATCACCATATGTAAGAATGCTCTTAAGGATGTCCATTAATTTTTCTATTCCAGGATGCACTTGAGCATCTTTGCAAGGTAGACAGCTCTTCACCAAAGTTTTAATGCCATAAATCTACAGAGAAAAATATCAGAAGAGAATAACAAGTAAAAAAACCATCGACAATTAGAGTAAAGCAGGCCATGAAAAGCATGATCTCACTCACCTTGAGCAAACAACTATGTGAATTATCACCCCATTCAGATTTGTCAGCGGAAACTTTAGCCATATCCTGGTGACACTTAAACGTTGCAATGAAATTTTGTAAAAAGGAAAGACAGAAATTTAAAGATAACAAGCCTTACATCACTGCAGTCAAGAATCTTTTTGGTTATGAAACTTATTATCTCTTCCC belongs to Triticum urartu cultivar G1812 chromosome 7, Tu2.1, whole genome shotgun sequence and includes:
- the LOC125518962 gene encoding sister chromatid cohesion protein PDS5 homolog A isoform X1, whose translation is MAAVAGQLRELGDKLGSELPAEAEALAKLLEQAAECLHVIEQSPGSSVMEAIQPCLTAVVRKELLKHQDQDVKVLLATCFCEITRITAPEAPYSDDVLRTIFRLIVGTFGGLADVNSHYFSRRVAILETVARYRACVVMLDLECNDLITDMFQTFLEIVSENHETNVVKSMQTIMALIIEESEVIHQSLLHVLLSALGRKKTGISLSARKLARGVIEQSAGKLEPYIKKFLTSSLAGANSSANGHIDHHEVIFDVYQCAPRVLKVVVPYITGELLADEVEMRSKSVELLGELFSLPGVPVLESFKSLFIEFLKRLTDRVVEIRLSVIEHLKKCLISNHSRPEAPEVIKALCDRLLDYEENVRKQVVAAVCDVACHEFGAVPIETIKLVAERVRDKSLPVKCYTMERLADIYKLYCLKGSDSSTNSDNFEWIPGKILRCIYDKDFRPESIESVLCGSLFPPEFPTKERVKHWVIAATHFDKVEMKALEQILLQKQRFDHVSINLFLIIALPYLFFPFLNVLICCILINFRLQQEMLKYMSLQQTSQEDAADVQKRILGCFRSMSRLFSDAVKAEEYLNMLLQLKDENIWKMFTSLLDCATTFNNAWSIRVDLLKSLGEKHELYDFVSTLSMRCSYLLVNKEYVKEILSAASEQKSIGNTKLISSCMDLLTAISSFFPSLLSGFEEDIIELLKEDNEVLKEGIAHVLSKAGGNIREQLASSSSVALLLERLCLEGTRKQAKYSVHALAAITKDDGLMALSVLYKRLVDLLEEKKVHLPSILQSLGCIALIAMPIFETRGEEIISFITKKILDCSDDMAKVSADKSEWGDNSHSCLLKIYGIKTLVKSCLPCKDAQVHPGIEKLMDILKSILTYGDISPNMISSASDKAHLRLAAAKAVLRLSRQWDHKVPVDVFYLTLRISQDDFPQMRKLFLSKVHQYIKERALDAKYACAFLIGIDDYHTPQYEEFQHNLIEVSQICQQVKMRQLSVQADVNLLTAYPEYIIPYLVHVLAHDPSCPNIEEYEDVKAFAPIYWPLHLLLSTLLGEEGLQYSVPGMKKESFMTTLSIFRSIKCSKDVVDANKTKTVHAICDLGILIAKRLCPDQINVSENQTVPLPAQLYATVQNDQNENPVENDEQKWLGCETVLSHFEALMTANVAEVQSPEDKMLIDETDEFGNEIPLGKIVQILKSRGAKKTGGKQKAASVPVNTGKDDDVLGLLREINLDNQDNLGESVKSKPKKPQMDMKESNEKPVDFSTPKRKRSVSKSRPHSGKGSKDGDELLVHSASKGKPSDSLENKLKEKRRADSNDKDLVASPTSTKTPVSKGKKDAKSHTEVSRSSAKKYADEDNTMRAAELASLNGSFKRQKPRLVSGLAKCSTHDSSSKDLVGRRIKVWWPLDKEFYPGVVKSYDSAKKLHTVLYDDGDMEQLNMAKEKWKMIESNGSPMKQQKKDHAGSNQGRVTPYRAQETKSTSSTKVPANQHKSIKTAQETKSTSSTKVPANQHKSVKTAQEMKSTSSTKVPANQHKSIKTPSPLKRKGKPKAPPENKRRKTSGGSKSIEATSEAGVNDSDSASSLAHSDSDKGVKSDGEKDKEVAVGSAGKEKTGKTEKESAEDMELEEKKPDGDSLSCKEESDDETLSVWKKRASQAT
- the LOC125518962 gene encoding sister chromatid cohesion protein PDS5 homolog A isoform X9; the encoded protein is MAAVAGQLRELGDKLGSELPAEAEALAKLLEQAAECLHVIEQSPGSSVMEAIQPCLTAVVRKELLKHQDQDVKVLLATCFCEITRITAPEAPYSDDVLRTIFRLIVGTFGGLADVNSHYFSRRVAILETVARYRACVVMLDLECNDLITDMFQTFLEIVSENHETNVVKSMQTIMALIIEESEVIHQSLLHVLLSALGRKKTGISLSARKLARGVIEQSAGKLEPYIKKFLTSSLAGANSSANGHIDHHEVIFDVYQCAPRVLKVVVPYITGELLADEVEMRSKSVELLGELFSLPGVPVLESFKSLFIEFLKRLTDRVVEIRLSVIEHLKKCLISNHSRPEAPEVIKALCDRLLDYEENVRKQVVAAVCDVACHEFGAVPIETIKLVAERVRDKSLPVKCYTMERLADIYKLYCLKGSDSSTNSDNFEWIPGKILRCIYDKDFRPESIESVLCGSLFPPEFPTKERVKHWVIAATHFDKVEMKALEQILLQKQRLQQEMLKYMSLQQTSQEDAADVQKRILGCFRSMSRLFSDAVKAEEYLNMLLQLKDENIWKMFTSLLDCATTFNNAWSIRVDLLKSLGEKHELYDFVSTLSMRCSYLLVNKEYVKEILSAASEQKSIGNTKLISSCMDLLTAISSFFPSLLSGFEEDIIELLKEDNEVLKEGIAHVLSKAGGNIREQLASSSSVALLLERLCLEGTRKQAKYSVHALAAITKDDGLMALSVLYKRLVDLLEEKKVHLPSILQSLGCIALIAMPIFETRGEEIISFITKKILDCSDDMAKVSADKSEWGDNSHSCLLKIYGIKTLVKSCLPCKDAQVHPGIEKLMDILKSILTYGDISPNMISSASDKAHLRLAAAKAVLRLSRQWDHKVPVDVFYLTLRISQDDFPQMRKLFLSKVHQYIKERALDAKYACAFLIGIDDYHTPQYEEFQHNLIEVSQICQQVKMRQLSVQADVNLLTAYPEYIIPYLVHVLAHDPSCPNIEEYEDVKAFAPIYWPLHLLLSTLLGEEGLQYSVPGMKKESFMTTLSIFRSIKCSKDVVDANKTKTVHAICDLGILIAKRLCPDQINVSENQTVPLPAQLYATVQNDQNENPVENDEQKWLGCETVLSHFEALMTANVAEVQSPEDKMLIDETDEFGNEIPLGKIVQILKSRGAKKTGGKQKAASVPVNTGKDDDVLGLLREINLDNQDNLGESVKSKPKKPQMDMKESNEKPVDFSTPKRKRSVSKSRPHSGKGSKDGDELLVHSASKGKPSDSLENKLKEKRRADSNDKDLVASPTSTKTPVSKGKKDAKSHTEVSRSSAKKYADEDNTMRAAELASLNGSFKRQKPRLVSGLAKCSTHDSSSKDLVGRRIKVWWPLDKEFYPGVVKSYDSAKKLHTVLYDDGDMEQLNMAKEKWKMIESNGSPMKQQKKDHAGSNQGRVTPYRAQETKSTSSTKVPANQHKSIKTAQETKSTSSTKVPANQHKSVKTAQEMKSTSSTKVPANQHKSIKTPSPLKRKGKPKAPPENKRRKTSGGSKSIEATSEAGVNDSDSASSLAHSDSDKGVKSDGEKDKEVAVGSAGKEKTGKTEKESAEDMELEEKKPDGDSLSCKEESDDETLSVWKKRASQAT
- the LOC125518962 gene encoding sister chromatid cohesion protein PDS5 homolog A isoform X3 — translated: MAAVAGQLRELGDKLGSELPAEAEALAKLLEQAAECLHVIEQSPGSSVMEAIQPCLTAVVRKELLKHQDQDVKVLLATCFCEITRITAPEAPYSDDVLRTIFRLIVGTFGGLADVNSHYFSRRVAILETVARYRACVVMLDLECNDLITDMFQTFLEIVSENHETNVVKSMQTIMALIIEESEVIHQSLLHVLLSALGRKKTGISLSARKLARGVIEQSAGKLEPYIKKFLTSSLAGANSSANGHIDHHEVIFDVYQCAPRVLKVVVPYITGELLADEVEMRSKSVELLGELFSLPGVPVLESFKSLFIEFLKRLTDRVVEIRLSVIEHLKKCLISNHSRPEAPEVIKALCDRLLDYEENVRKQVVAAVCDVACHEFGAVPIETIKLVAERVRDKSLPVKCYTMERLADIYKLYCLKGSDSSTNSDNFEWIPGKILRCIYDKDFRPESIESVLCGSLFPPEFPTKERVKHWVIAATHFDKVEMKALEQILLQKQRFDHVSINLFLIIALPYLFFPFLNVLICCILINFRLQQEMLKYMSLQQTSQEDAADVQKRILGCFRSMSRLFSDAVKAEEYLNMLLQLKDENIWKMFTSLLDCATTFNNAWSIRVDLLKSLGEKHELYDFVSTLSMRCSYLLVNKEYVKEILSAASEQKSIGNTKLISSCMDLLTAISSFFPSLLSGFEEDIIELLKEDNEVLKEGIAHVLSKAGGNIREQLASSSSVALLLERLCLEGTRKQAKYSVHALAAITKDDGLMALSVLYKRLVDLLEEKKVHLPSILQSLGCIALIAMPIFETRGEEIISFITKKILDCSDDMAKVSADKSEWGDNSHSCLLKIYGIKTLVKSCLPCKDAQVHPGIEKLMDILKSILTYGDISPNMISSASDKAHLRLAAAKAVLRLSRQWDHKVPVDVFYLTLRISQDDFPQMRKLFLSKVHQYIKERALDAKYACAFLIGIDDYHTPQYEEFQHNLIEVSQICQQVKMRQLSVQADVNLLTAYPEYIIPYLVHVLAHDPSCPNIEEYEDVKAFAPIYWPLHLLLSTLLGEEGLQYSVPGMKKESFMTTLSIFRSIKCSKDVVDANKTKTVHAICDLGILIAKRLCPDQINVSENQTVPLPAQLYATVQNDQNENPVENDEQKWLGCETVLSHFEALMTANVAEVQSPEDKMLIDETDEFGNEIPLGKIVQILKSRGAKKTGGKQKAASVPVNTGKDDDVLGLLREINLDNQDNLGESVKSKPKKPQMDMKESNEKPVDFSTPKRKRSVSKSRPHSGKGSKDGDELLVHSASKGKPSDSLENKLKEKRRADSNDKDLVASPTSTKTPVSKGKKDAKSHTEVSRSSAKKYADEDNTMRAAELASLNGSFKRQKPRLVSGLAKCSTHDSSSKDLVGRRIKVWWPLDKEFYPGVVKSYDSAKKLHTVLYDDGDMEQLNMAKEKWKMIESNGSPMKQQKKDHAGSNQGRAQETKSTSSTKVPANQHKSIKTAQETKSTSSTKVPANQHKSVKTAQEMKSTSSTKVPANQHKSIKTPSPLKRKGKPKAPPENKRRKTSGGSKSIEATSEAGVNDSDSASSLAHSDSDKGVKSDGEKDKEVAVGSAGKEKTGKTEKESAEDMELEEKKPDGDSLSCKEESDDETLSVWKKRASQAT